A window from Corynebacterium urealyticum DSM 7109 encodes these proteins:
- the lexA gene encoding transcriptional repressor LexA yields MRSCLPPGPLGEFTVTTSPESPRRRPGRPKKSSADAKTKGNLSSRQRRILEVIKDSTVLRGYPPSIREIADAVGLQSTSSVSYQLKQLEEKGYLRREDNKPRAFDVRGYEDHTNPGLVTPVPRKQPKPTPAPVSDDRPAATYVPVVGQIAAGNPILAEQNIEAQFPLPAELVGTSDELFLLQVVGESMRDAGIYDSDWVVVRSQPTADQGDFVAAMIDGEATVKELHHDEDGVWLLPHNDLFEPIAGNEAQILGKVSAVLRKI; encoded by the coding sequence ATGCGCAGCTGTCTGCCGCCCGGGCCGCTAGGAGAGTTCACTGTGACGACTTCCCCCGAGTCCCCCCGCCGGCGCCCAGGCCGCCCCAAAAAGAGCTCTGCAGATGCGAAGACAAAGGGCAACCTGAGCTCTCGCCAGCGCCGGATCCTGGAAGTCATCAAGGACTCCACGGTTCTTCGCGGCTATCCACCAAGCATTCGCGAAATCGCAGATGCCGTTGGTCTCCAGTCCACATCCTCGGTGTCTTACCAACTCAAGCAGCTTGAGGAGAAGGGGTATCTGCGCCGGGAGGACAACAAGCCTCGCGCCTTTGACGTTCGTGGATACGAGGATCACACCAACCCTGGCCTTGTGACTCCTGTGCCACGGAAGCAGCCCAAGCCGACCCCGGCTCCCGTGTCCGACGACCGCCCCGCGGCCACGTACGTGCCCGTCGTCGGCCAAATCGCCGCCGGCAATCCGATCCTGGCGGAGCAAAACATCGAAGCACAGTTCCCGCTCCCTGCCGAGCTGGTCGGCACCTCCGACGAGCTTTTCCTCCTCCAGGTCGTGGGTGAGTCCATGCGCGACGCAGGCATTTACGACTCCGATTGGGTCGTGGTCCGCTCGCAGCCGACCGCGGATCAGGGCGACTTCGTTGCCGCCATGATCGACGGGGAGGCCACGGTCAAGGAACTGCATCATGATGAGGACGGCGTGTGGCTGCTCCCCCACAATGACCTCTTCGAACCAATCGCCGGCAATGAAGCTCAGATCCTCGGCAAGGTTTCCGCGGTTCTGCGCAAAATCTAA